In Flavobacterium piscisymbiosum, the sequence AGGACGCTCCGCTTTTATCTGTGCAGAACCAGGAAAACCAGAGGCGGCAACTTTGATGATAGGAAATTCTGAAGATCCAAAAATTACAGATTTAGTCAAAAAAGGATATATTATAAGAACCAGAGCAGATTCTGATACTAAAGAAGCACGCAAAAATGATTACACACACTTTGAAGCTGCCAAAAAATCCGGCGCTCAAGTCATCACAACAGATTATTATTTGCCAAGTACTTTCTTCAATTCTCCTTATCAAATCAAATATGATGATGGTAGTTATGTGAGAGTAAATCCGGTTACTGGAGGGGAGTAAGTTTTCAGTCTCAGTCTCAGTTTTCAAGTTGGAATGAGTGAAAAAAATTTAACCGCAAGGAGCGCAAAGATTTTTACATGTAAGGTTTATATAAAACGCAAAGTTCGCAAAGCTAATTGATAAAGCTTTGCGAACTTTGCGTTTACTAACGACAATCTAAAACAAAAAACCTTTGCGCTCCTTGCGGTTAAATTCACACCCAAAAATTACGTTCCAACAAAACTTGAAACCTGAAACAAATTAAAACCTGAAACTATTTTTCACTCTTAATCTCCCCACTCTTCAAATCAACACTAAAATGATCCGCAGGAACTTCATGCATGAATTTATTAAAAATGATCAGAAACAATCGCATTTGGTTTTGCAATGGTTTTTCTTTTGATGCATCTTCTTTATGGTTTTCGAAAAATAACTGAGATACCGCTTTATATTGTTTCGCTCTTTCAGTTCCAACATCAACTAAAGCCAATTCATCCGCACTTCTAAAACGGTAGAAATCTACTAACATGTCATAACCTGTCCAATTGAAATCTTGTCTTTTTAGGTTGTTTTCAGACAAAAGTTTATCTGTTTTACTTTCAGCTTCTGACCATTCTTTTTTAAAGTTTTCTTTGTTCTTTAAAATCACATCAAAATCTTTATCAGATTGCATATTGGCTAAAACCAATAAATCTTTTGCAGAAATATTTAGAATAAAATTCTTGAAAGATTCCGGCCAATCGTCTTTCAGGAAACGTAAACGGACTAGTTCCTTCAGATGAAAATCGGTAAAATCATGGTAATTTTTGGTTTTTAGGATATCGAAATTCCAGATGTCTTTTGTGTTTTGACTTTCTAAGAATTGATATTCCATTTTATACAAATCAAAAAGTTCATCGTATCGCGGAACCTCATCAATTGTAATCGTTTGAATGTCTACCAAATTATCTTTTTTGATCGTCAACAACTTATAAGCTGGAATATACGCCGCCAATGATGGCGTTTGAATATTGACCAAAGTATTTCCTTTTGCTGTTGTACGAACTCCTGTATCATTAATATGCATATGTCCGCCAAAATGAATCTTCAATCCCGCATCAGCAAAAACCTGTGCTACTTCTTCGACCGGAACGCGATTCAATTGCCATTTGTTTGGCCCAAGTAACTCTTTTATTTCCGCGGAAGCGTCATCATTAAAATCAATCATCGGGAAATGACTAAAAGCAATCAAAGTTTTACCTTGTTGTTTGGCTTGCGCCGAAATTTCTTCAACCCATTTTATCAGATGTTTTTTGTTCGAAAGTACATTATTATAACCCGTACTGGCTTCTGAATAGCTTTTAGAATCTTTTGGATCTCCGTCGTTCTTTTTTGGAATATAAACATTCCCGTCGATTGCCATTAACCAAAGTCCGTCAACAGGTTCAACGACATAACTCACATCCGGAACTTCAAATCCAGGCGATACATTATAGACTCTATTGGATAATAAAGCCGCTTTTGATGCTTTTTCGAAACTATAATCTTTAGAAGTATAAGTTGCAAATGGCGTTGCCCAGAATTTGTATTTTTTGTTGGGATAAAAACCAAAATTTTTAAGATTATCAGTAATTCCCAAATAACCCATTTTAGCAATATCGGCGGTCACAACAACAGGCTGTTCGATGGTTAAGTTTGGCTTATAGAGGCCTTCTTTGCTATAAATGGGTTGACTTTTACCGTCTTTTCCTAAAAAATCTTCTTTACCGGATTCCTGAGCAAAAGGTCCAACGGGATCGTGATTTCCAGTGGTAATGAAAAACTCGATATTGTATTTTTTTCTGTATTCATCTAAAATTTTCTCTAATCCTTTTACGTGAATCGGCTGACCGTCATCTGTGTAATCTCCCGGAAGTGCGACATATTTTATCTTTCTTTTTGCGATATCTTCTAAAGCCGCGATGAAAGCAAAATAGTTCTCATTGAAAATTCGGGTCGAATGCAACTGAGACGCCATTGTTCTCATTAACGTATATTTTCCGGTTTTCGTATTCAAAATGCCTTTAAAATCATTATCAGAAAATGTTCCGAACAAATCCTGTAAATGAACATCGGATAAAAAAGCAACCTGAACGCCGTCAAGATTCTTTTGTTTTTGCGCTGAAATTGTGGTGTTTAATAAAACAAAAAAAAGAATGGCGAAGCAATATTTATGTAGAGAGGAAAATTTAAAAATCATAGGTTAGGCTTTTGCAAATGGGGTTATAAAAAGATTTGCAATTTTAGGAATTAAAACTTTAAAATCCTTTATCGTATTGTTACGGAATGATAATTATTACTGCTGTACCGTGATGTTGATTTAACTGCAAGGTTCGCAAAGTTTTTTTGTAGCTGGTGCGTAATAATCGCGCAAAGTCGCGAAAGCGCAAAGTTTTTATTTTCTTTGCGACTCTGAGACTTTGCGAGATTTAAAAATAAATCCTTGCGAACTTAGCGTATCCCGATAGCTATCGGGATTGCGCTCTTCGCGGTTAACTTTTTTTATTTAAATTTATAATCAACTTTCAATTCACATTAATCATGGAAACAAAAGATGGAAAACAAGCCATTTATGCCCAAACCAGAAAAGAATGGCGTGATTGGTTACAGGAAAATAGTCAAATAGAGAAATCGGTCTGGTTGATTTTATATCATAAAAAAAGTAAAGTCGAAAGCATTAATCTTGTTGAAGCAACCGAAGAAGCTTTGTGTTTTGGATGGATTGACAGTTTGTGTAAAAAACGAGATGTCGAAAGTTTTTATCTCACCTTTACTCCCAGAAACCCCAAGAAAAGTAAATGGAGTCAGCCTAATCGTGATCGTGCCCAAAGAATGATTGAGCAGGGTTTAATGACAGAACAAGGACAAAAACTTATTGATATTGCGAAAGAAAATGGGAAATGGGAACCTGTATAAAAAATGTCATCATAAACGCGATCATATAAACTCAATCAAAACGCAAACACAAAAATGGAAGAACATCAGTCTTTAATAAACCACATACAAAACCGAATATCACTTTCTGAAGAAGAAATGCATCAGTTTGTTTCTGAGTTTAAAATTACAAAAATCAAAAAAAGACAATTTATTATTCAACCTGATTTTGTCGCTAAATATAGAAGCTATGTAGTAGAGGGCGCTTTAAGAGCTTATGTTGTAAGTGATCAGGGACAAGAACATACAATTTCGTTTGCGATTGAAGATTGGTGGATTTCTGATTACAACAGTTATATTTATCAACAGCCGGCGACTATGTTTGTAGTAGCATTAGAAGATGCTATTCTCCTGCAAATTGATTTCGAAACAGAAACGAAACTAAAAAATGCTAATCCAAAATTCGAAACTTTCTTTCGTATTACGGCTGAGCGTACAGCAGCATTTTTTCAGCGCCGAATTATTATAAATCTTACTTCAACTGCTGAGAAACGTTATGATACTTTTATAGAAAATTTTCCTTTAATTGTAAAACGCGTGCCTCAATATGCACTAGCTTCCTATTTGGGCATGAGTACTGAATTTCTTTCGAAAATACGGAACAATAAATTAAAAAAGAAAAGTTGAACTACTTCAACCTTATTTCATAATCTACTTCATTTTTATTGAGTAAAAACAGTCACAACTTTGTAATGTAATTTTAAATACAAAGAAAATGGCAACGAATAAAAATACTGCGCTTGTAGTTGGAGCAAATGGAGTGATAGGAACTAATATTATTCATCATCTTTTATCTTTAGGAAATTGGTCTGTTATTGGTCTTTCCAGAAGAGGTGGTGAGAATGCTTCAAATCTTGAATATATTTCAGTCGATTTACTGGATGCTGAGGATTCTCAAAAGAAATTATCTCATCTGGATAACATTACTCATATTTTTTATGCTGCTTATCAAAATCGTCCTTCATGGGCTGAACTTGTTGAACCTAATCTGACAATGCTTCAAAATGTTGTTAGTACAATTGAGCCATTAGCTAAGAATTTACAGCACATAAGCTTGATGCAGGGATATAAAGTTTATGGCGCGCATCTTGGTCCTTTTAAAACTCCCGCAAAAGAAAATGATGCCGGTCATATGCCTCCGGAATTTAATATCGACCAACAAGAGTTTTTAGAAAAAAAACAACAAGGAAAAAACTGGAATTGGACCGCTATACGTCCATCTGTTGTTGGTGGTACAGCATTGGAAAACCCAATGAATTTGGCACTTGTTATTGCTGTCTATGCTTCCATTTCAAAAGAATTAAATCTTCCGCTTCGTTTTCCCGGAAAACCAGGAGCGTATGACAAACTTATGGAAATGACCGATGCCGGATTATTAGCCAAAGCTACCGTTTGGGCGGCTACAAATTTGAAATGTGCCAATCAGGCTTTTAATATTACCAACGGAGATTTATTTAGATGGACGGAACTATGGCCAAAAATTGCAGCCTATTTTAATATTCCTGTTGCACCCCCTCTTCAAATCCAACTTCAAACAATTATGGCTGATAAAAAAGAGTTATGGGAAAATATTCAGGAAAAATACAATTTAGAAAAACACAGTTATGAAAAATTATCCAGCTGGGGATTTGGTGATTTTGTTTTTTCATGGGATTACGATTTCTTCGCAGACGGAAGTAAAGCCAGACGTTTTGGTTTTCATGAATTTATTGATACCGAAGAAATGTTCTTTACAATATTTGATCAATTACGTCAGGAAAAAATTATTCCTTAAATAAAAAAATCTGTCATTTCTGACAGATTTTGATTAGGTAAAGCCTTTGTCAAAGTTTAAAACTTTGACAAAGGTTTAGAATAAATATAACTAACTATTTATTTTTTAATAAAACGTCTTACCGTTTTGATTCCGTCTTTTTCTACCGAAATAAAGTAAATTCCAGATTTTAAACCTGACACATCTATTCTGTTATCGTTTACTTTTTGTGTTGAAACAGTTGCGCCGCCTTCAGAATTGATAATGCATACGTTTGCTCCAGAAACTTCAATAGTAAATGAAATTGAATCTTCGCTAGGATTTGGATAAATACTCAAATTTTCGATACCCGTTGCAGAAGCTGTTTTAGCAGCTAAACCTGCAGCCGATTTCGTGATTCTGAACCAATTGATATTGACACCAGAACTTTGTATAAATATCCCGAAATTGTACGTTCCTGCATTTACATTTACGGTTTGAGAAACCGTTTGCCAGTTTTGCCAACCTCCTGTATTAGGAATATTAACATTACCTAACTGAATACTTCCTGCATTTAAATCAGATGATATTCTGGCGCCATTTACAGCACTTGCTACTCTATATTCGATTACATAAGAACCCGAAGTTGGGAAATTGATATTAGAATATGCCATCCAGTCGCCTGTATCTGCATATCCTACATTTAAGCCTCCGCCTGTATCTGTAGTAGATTCAGTTTGTACACCACTCATCGAAGAGTAGCTTTCTGCTTGTATTAAAGTTCCTGTACCTGTTGGTGGATTACTTCCGGTAATAACCTGATTTACGGCTGTTAATAATGATTTAGAACCCACAGCATCCTGAGACAATTCCCAAATCATAACTCCGCCCGCATTCTGAATCGCGAAGGTTGTTTTTGCTTTAATGGTTGGAATCCCGTTATAATAAATCGTATTTCCTACCTGATCCAGATTTTCTGCTCCCGGATATTGCGCTACAATATTGGCATAAGAAATTCCCTGATTAGCAGAAGCTCCAAAACCATATCCGTAAAACGGAAGTCCAATGATCGCTTTGCTTGCCGGTAATCCTCTTCCTGTCCAGTAATTAAACTGGTTTACTGCCATACTGTACGGAGAATGTTGTCCTGGGTTTCCCGGTTGCCACGGTCCTGTTGCATCATACGCCATGATGTTAATCCAGTCAAAAGCTACAAAAGTAGATGCAGGTACATTTGCACCGCCATATCCTTCTGAAAGCGCCGCCGAAATTAGTTTTCCATTAGCATGCAATTTGGCCGCAAGCGCTATCACAAATCCGCCATAATCGCTATTAATTGCCGGCCCTTCAAGATCCATGTCGACACCATCAAAATTATGAGCCACAACATAATCGTAGATTTTCTGAATAAAAGCTGTTCTGTTGGCAGCTTTAATCAAATTGAAGTAGTTATCACGAATAGCGCCTCCTTCAGAAACTGAGCCTCCTCCAAGGGAAACAAAAACTTTTACGTTTTGAGCATGTGCCGCATTAATTATGGTATTACTTCCTGAATTAAAAGACAGATATCCATTGGCATCAGGATTTTCGAAAGCAATATTAATATGCGTCAGTTTACTGTACTGAACGCTGCTCGAAAAGGCATTCAGATCTACCCAATTTGGGATATAAGCGATAACTTTTTTTTGGGCAACTGATAAGTTAACAATACCCAGAACCAAAATCAAGATCCATTTTAGCTGGATCACTTTGTAATTGTTTTTCATAGTAACATTTTTTAATAGATTAATAGATATGTAAATTTTCGGGGGAGAAAATAATTTTAGTTTTTAGACTTTAGATTTCAGATTGGTTGGAACCTAAAAATCTAAAGACTTAGATCTAAAATTTCTTTTAAAACTATTCTTTAATGCCTTGGGTGCAATCCATAAAAATCTTAATCAAACACATAGAAACATAGATTTTATTTGTTTGAAAAAAGAACATTAAAAAGAAACTCGTTTCTATCACATAGTCCCGAAGCTTCGGGATGTGTTAATGCAAAGTGAAACGCCTTTTTTGATCTTTATAATTCTATGTTCCTATGTGTTAAAATAATTACGCCCAACAGCTTATTTCTTTATAAAACGTTTCACCGTTTTCTGACCGTCTTTTTCAAATACTATCAAATAAATTCCGCGTCGTAAATACGAAACATCTAAACTGTTATTATTGACTTTTCGTCCGGAAAATACAGTTCCTGTCTGAGAATCTACAATGCTTACATTTCCTCCGCTGACATCCGTTGTAATGTAAAGTGTATTTTCGACCGGACTTGGATATATGTTCAATGCCGTTTCGACAACTTCCTCCTCAACCACTTGAGCTTGAGCTGATTTAGCTGTTAAACCCGCACCTACTTTTGTAATTTTTATCCAGTTAATGTTCATTCCGGTATTCTGAATATAGATTCCAAAATTGTACGTTCCTGCATTTACATTTACCGTCTGAGATACCGTTTGCCAATTTTGCCATCCTCCTGTGTTTGGAATATCAACATTGCCTAAAACAATAGTTCCTCCGTTTAAATCAGACGATAACCTACCACCCGTTACGCCACTTGCAACACGGTATTCTATTAAATAAGAACCAGTCGTTGGAAAATTAATACTGTTATAAGCCAACCAGTCACCCGTTTCGGTATAACCAACATTTGAACCTCCGCCCGTATCTGTAGTTGCTTCAACCTGAATACCGCTCATGGCAGAATAATCTTCGGCCTGAATTAAA encodes:
- a CDS encoding metallophosphoesterase family protein yields the protein MIFKFSSLHKYCFAILFFVLLNTTISAQKQKNLDGVQVAFLSDVHLQDLFGTFSDNDFKGILNTKTGKYTLMRTMASQLHSTRIFNENYFAFIAALEDIAKRKIKYVALPGDYTDDGQPIHVKGLEKILDEYRKKYNIEFFITTGNHDPVGPFAQESGKEDFLGKDGKSQPIYSKEGLYKPNLTIEQPVVVTADIAKMGYLGITDNLKNFGFYPNKKYKFWATPFATYTSKDYSFEKASKAALLSNRVYNVSPGFEVPDVSYVVEPVDGLWLMAIDGNVYIPKKNDGDPKDSKSYSEASTGYNNVLSNKKHLIKWVEEISAQAKQQGKTLIAFSHFPMIDFNDDASAEIKELLGPNKWQLNRVPVEEVAQVFADAGLKIHFGGHMHINDTGVRTTAKGNTLVNIQTPSLAAYIPAYKLLTIKKDNLVDIQTITIDEVPRYDELFDLYKMEYQFLESQNTKDIWNFDILKTKNYHDFTDFHLKELVRLRFLKDDWPESFKNFILNISAKDLLVLANMQSDKDFDVILKNKENFKKEWSEAESKTDKLLSENNLKRQDFNWTGYDMLVDFYRFRSADELALVDVGTERAKQYKAVSQLFFENHKEDASKEKPLQNQMRLFLIIFNKFMHEVPADHFSVDLKSGEIKSEK
- a CDS encoding YdeI/OmpD-associated family protein, which gives rise to METKDGKQAIYAQTRKEWRDWLQENSQIEKSVWLILYHKKSKVESINLVEATEEALCFGWIDSLCKKRDVESFYLTFTPRNPKKSKWSQPNRDRAQRMIEQGLMTEQGQKLIDIAKENGKWEPV
- a CDS encoding Crp/Fnr family transcriptional regulator; this translates as MEEHQSLINHIQNRISLSEEEMHQFVSEFKITKIKKRQFIIQPDFVAKYRSYVVEGALRAYVVSDQGQEHTISFAIEDWWISDYNSYIYQQPATMFVVALEDAILLQIDFETETKLKNANPKFETFFRITAERTAAFFQRRIIINLTSTAEKRYDTFIENFPLIVKRVPQYALASYLGMSTEFLSKIRNNKLKKKS
- a CDS encoding SDR family oxidoreductase; translated protein: MATNKNTALVVGANGVIGTNIIHHLLSLGNWSVIGLSRRGGENASNLEYISVDLLDAEDSQKKLSHLDNITHIFYAAYQNRPSWAELVEPNLTMLQNVVSTIEPLAKNLQHISLMQGYKVYGAHLGPFKTPAKENDAGHMPPEFNIDQQEFLEKKQQGKNWNWTAIRPSVVGGTALENPMNLALVIAVYASISKELNLPLRFPGKPGAYDKLMEMTDAGLLAKATVWAATNLKCANQAFNITNGDLFRWTELWPKIAAYFNIPVAPPLQIQLQTIMADKKELWENIQEKYNLEKHSYEKLSSWGFGDFVFSWDYDFFADGSKARRFGFHEFIDTEEMFFTIFDQLRQEKIIP
- a CDS encoding glycosyl hydrolase family 18 protein, with amino-acid sequence MKNNYKVIQLKWILILVLGIVNLSVAQKKVIAYIPNWVDLNAFSSSVQYSKLTHINIAFENPDANGYLSFNSGSNTIINAAHAQNVKVFVSLGGGSVSEGGAIRDNYFNLIKAANRTAFIQKIYDYVVAHNFDGVDMDLEGPAINSDYGGFVIALAAKLHANGKLISAALSEGYGGANVPASTFVAFDWINIMAYDATGPWQPGNPGQHSPYSMAVNQFNYWTGRGLPASKAIIGLPFYGYGFGASANQGISYANIVAQYPGAENLDQVGNTIYYNGIPTIKAKTTFAIQNAGGVMIWELSQDAVGSKSLLTAVNQVITGSNPPTGTGTLIQAESYSSMSGVQTESTTDTGGGLNVGYADTGDWMAYSNINFPTSGSYVIEYRVASAVNGARISSDLNAGSIQLGNVNIPNTGGWQNWQTVSQTVNVNAGTYNFGIFIQSSGVNINWFRITKSAAGLAAKTASATGIENLSIYPNPSEDSISFTIEVSGANVCIINSEGGATVSTQKVNDNRIDVSGLKSGIYFISVEKDGIKTVRRFIKK